The region AGTCCCCAACGGCTATTGACCACCTTGACGCTGGCCATCACATTGGGCAGCAGTCTGACCGCCTGTTTCCCTGTGGTGATGGGTGGGGCCATGTTGGGTGGCGGACTGGTAGCCACCGACCGGCGTACCTCGGGCACCCAACTGGAAGACGAAGGTATTGAGCTGCGTGCGGCCAGCCGTGTTCGCGAAAATCTGGGGGATCGGGTACATGTCAATGTCAACAGCTACAACCGGCGCGTGTTGCTATCGGGTGAAGTTCCCAGCGAGCAAGACAAACAGTTGGTAGAGCAAGTGGTCTCACGTGTTGAGAATGTGCAACTGGTGGTCAACGAGCTGGCGGTATTGGGCAACGCCACCTTGACACAGCGATCCTCCGACACGTTGGTCACCGGCAAGGTCAAAGCTGGTTTAGTGGATGCGAAAGACCTGTTTTCCAACTCGTTCAAGGTGATCACCGAGCGGGGTATCGTTTACCTGATGGGCCGCGTGACCCAGCGTGAAGCAGACCGCGCCACCGACATTACCCGCACAACAAGTGGTGTGCAAAAGGTCGTGCGGGTGTTTGAAATCATTTCCGAGGACGAGTTGCGCAACATGCTGCCCCAACCTGCTCCCGAAGCCAAAGCGACACCGGTCAAGTAGTCGCTATCTCCCAAAAGCTCACCTTGCCCCGTTCAGCTAGAGCGGCCAGGGTTTAACCCGGAACACCACAGAACCAGCTTTGCCGGTCTGCCGGTGTGGCCCCCTTGAGGGGAGGGTGCGGCACAGGTGGTTCTACTTCAAGCGTTTGATCAGGCTGGAAGTGTCCCAACGGCGGCCGCCCATTTGCTGGATATCGGCATAAAACTGGTCGATCAGAGCCGTCGCGGGCAAGCGGGCACCATTGCGCTTGGCTTCATCCAGCACCAGCCCCAGGTCTTTGCGCATCCAGTCCACAGCAAAGCCAAAATCAAACTTGCCATCCACCATGGTTTTACCGCGGTTGTCCATTTGCCAGCTTTGCGCCGCACCCTTGCCAATCACATCCAGCACCAGGGGCATGTCCAGCCCGGCCTTGTCGCCAAAGGCAATCGCCTCGGCCAAACCCTGCACCAGACCGGCAATACAAATCTGGTTGACCATTTTGGCCAGTTGTCCGGCCCCGCTGTCGCCCAGGTAGGTAAACGCTTTGGAAAATGCCATAGCCACCGGTTTGGCCACCTCAAATGCGGCCAGATCCCCGCCACACATCACCGTCAGTGCACCGTTTTGGGCACCTGCCTGACCACCAGAGACGGGTGCGTCGACAAAATTCAGGCCGCGAGCCTTGGCTAAGGCATACAGTTCACGCGCCACATTGGCCGATGCCGTGGTGTGGTCTACCAATACCGCCCCAGGTGCCATACCGGCAAAAGCGCCGTCCTCACCCAACACCACGCTGCGCAAATCGTCATCATTGCCGACGCAGCAAAACACCAGCTCCGCACCTTGCACAGCCAGACGGGGTGTGGCGGCATGATTTAAAGTGTCATTTTGGCCTGTAGTTCCCGTATATTCTGCACACCAAGCTATTGATTTTGAAGCAGTCCGGTTGTAGACCGTGACTTGGTGCCCGGCACGTGCCAGGTGCCCAGCCATGGGGTAACCCATCACCCCCAAGCCCAAAAAGGCGACGCGGCGGGATGGGGTGGAGTCGTAGGTACGAGTGTTCATGAGTTGGGTCGTATTTGAAAAAAGGGGGGGTGATGACCTTCAGGTCATCACACGATGGTCAGGTTTTCGGTACCAGCGGCCAGATCCTGGCGTTTGCTGCGCTGGCTGTTGAGCTTGATTTGCAGGCGTAAATCGTTCACGGAGTCGGCGTTGCGCAGGGCATCTTCATAGGTGATCAGGTTGGCCTCATAGGCATCAAACAGCGCCTGGTCAAAGGTCTGCATGCCCATGTTGCGGCTTTTTTTCATGACTTCCTTGATTTCAG is a window of Rhodoferax lithotrophicus DNA encoding:
- a CDS encoding BON domain-containing protein, with amino-acid sequence MTPTSLHFSPQRLLTTLTLAITLGSSLTACFPVVMGGAMLGGGLVATDRRTSGTQLEDEGIELRAASRVRENLGDRVHVNVNSYNRRVLLSGEVPSEQDKQLVEQVVSRVENVQLVVNELAVLGNATLTQRSSDTLVTGKVKAGLVDAKDLFSNSFKVITERGIVYLMGRVTQREADRATDITRTTSGVQKVVRVFEIISEDELRNMLPQPAPEAKATPVK
- a CDS encoding NAD(P)-dependent oxidoreductase; this translates as MNTRTYDSTPSRRVAFLGLGVMGYPMAGHLARAGHQVTVYNRTASKSIAWCAEYTGTTGQNDTLNHAATPRLAVQGAELVFCCVGNDDDLRSVVLGEDGAFAGMAPGAVLVDHTTASANVARELYALAKARGLNFVDAPVSGGQAGAQNGALTVMCGGDLAAFEVAKPVAMAFSKAFTYLGDSGAGQLAKMVNQICIAGLVQGLAEAIAFGDKAGLDMPLVLDVIGKGAAQSWQMDNRGKTMVDGKFDFGFAVDWMRKDLGLVLDEAKRNGARLPATALIDQFYADIQQMGGRRWDTSSLIKRLK